A window of Hordeum vulgare subsp. vulgare chromosome 5H, MorexV3_pseudomolecules_assembly, whole genome shotgun sequence genomic DNA:
gccggaggaggagtcgaagaaggaggcggagtgccctcacacgctggaggaggagccgaagaaggaggccgactgctccgacgcgccggagAAGGATTCGAAGAAGGAGGCAGAGTGCCCTCACGCGCCGGGGAAGGATCcgaagaagaaggcggagtgccctcacgcgtcggaggagttGGAGTACCCGGATCATTcaccggaggaggatgaggagtgccctgatcagtcgccagaggaggatgaggagtgccctgatcactcgtcgtcgtcgtcgtcggaggtGTCCAGTTtcgaagcttgatgtactccttcggccataggcatgtactcctcaaagcatgaaccaacttattctcatcttcacctgtagggtggtcaagctcgagctgctcaaatccctcctttacttcatccaccatcacaacagcaaagCCACGTGGAATCGGAAGGCATTGAAAAGTTCTgttggattgaggaggtgcaaGAACGTcgatagcagccttgaaagtgaggttctgacatttcgtcaaaagctcgcaaggttgagactccgtgacagtatccacggggtagctaggagccgtgaagtcaggctgaacaagctccgtggaagccacgctgcttctccgctgagatggcggggtaaattCTAGGGTAGTTTCGTGCCGCTGATATGGTTGGTaggcagctcgctggctctcaagttcctctaggttttgtagtcttgcattaatcttttgcatgtcgctcagctccgctttcctctttctcgctCAGCTTCTATAACCGGctgcgtcgggaaacccaaccttccctggaacggagcctggtgtgcgtcgtgttcgtccagggtgctcagcattccctagggcctcagtcagctcgtccttctctctttcgGGAAAGAACACCCCTTCCTGTGTTGCGGTGATACACcgctgaagcttgttgatgggtgttgcaagttgctcgtccgtccaacgacacttccttgtttcagggtccaaagttcccccaaccccgaagaatcaattccttgaacggtcgagccagttccatgtctgtggttggacccctttagcaatcagttcattctcagctttgtccacaacagacggcttttgaggtagccacctgaccccgtgtgatggtgatactgcttctttgcagcattgttcttgtttctctctgacatttccttactcttgtctgatgtcttgtaggccacaaatgcgggccagtgatctctcatcttcggaaatcggccgacgaattctgaagtcttccctttgtcgacatactttgatttcaactctttcttccacctcctgaatagttctaccATCTTGTTAAGAGCACAcaccttgaccagtggctctataactggcttattcctaTCCTCCACTGGCGGTAGAGTGCAATTTTCCTtcaacgcggtccaaagatcatcatcCATCCTattggtgacataatcaccttcagggacgttgtcgcccttaggcttattccattgctcgATGCTGATCGAGATGTTGTCCCTGACAATAGCTCCGCAgtgagcagaaaatgcgtccctGGTATGCTTGGGTTCAATCAGTAGGCCATCGTTCGAGAGTTCTATGATCGCgaacttttgatccttgcccaaccttctcGACGGTCTTCGTCTCGTTACGGAAGTTTGGTTCGATCTGGACTTTTTaatagctccctcctccgttcggtcaccggagccgtcatcatgatctccttccttcgggattcggtagtcaccgaagccatcatgataatgtcctttctcctccattgttcgatcaccgaagCCGAAATCCTTTCCTTCCAGACCATCCATGTCGCGGAGCAAAAATTCGAAATTACGGTCGCCGTGGATTATATTCCCCAAAATTTGTTCTTTTTCCATGTCTCTTGAaatatccattgtttctgcaaatattacaaagtgggggaatccctttatacataatcccaaatattaacataaaacttaatttgtaacttaatttaatctaaatatttttataatttttataactttatttgctattgtaacttaatctaatctaaatatttttataatttttataatttGTGTCACATTGGGGAGTTCAAAAATGTACCCAAGATATTCTAATACGACTGAAATACACCCACATGGATTCGCAATTAGACTATGTCTTCTCAAACACATGGATTCGCAAATAGGGAGATGGAGATCGATGGACGTGCTACCGATGCGTCGATGGGCGATGACGGCGGTCTTCAGAACAACGACgggcgacgggcgacgacgacgacgttgggctcgggggctacggcgacgacggcgacgggtGGTGACgagtgacgacgacgacggcgatgggctcgggggcgacggcgacggcgcgacggcgacgatgatgggttcggggacgacggcgacaacgatgggctcgggacgacggcgacggcgatgggctcgggggcgacggcgacgacgacggcttgGGAGCAATGGCGATTGCCATGGGCTTGGGGCGACGACGGGCTCATGagagacggcgacggcgacgacgggctcaTGGAAGAGGCGCGGGCCGGCGTCGACGGGCTCGGGTGCGACGTCGACGAAGAGAGAACGGGGGAGGGGGGgaatggaagttggtggaaattttGAGAACTCCCACAATATACGAACACCTTtgttccggttggtggctcacATCGGgatcactttagtcccggtttgtcacaccaaccgggactaaaggtcaatttcggCAACTCCCGCACTATATGCGAAACATTTGGTTCcgattggtggcaccaaccggtaccaaagccacacttccgctggaccaaaagggcgggaagaagagtactttcgtaccggttggtggcttgaaccgggacaaaagatccgttggcccatttgatatttttcatacatttattgattttttgagtTAAACGATCCTTAAATttcaaagcactacaaatgaactctgaaaacgttgaaagttggcatgttatcatcatttcacccacatagcatgtgctaaacatttgagagggttgcggcaaaaactagatgcacatcgtgtacaaaacagacaatctttttcgaagtattagggtttcattcaaaaactcatttgttacaaagggatttcattttttaacttatttgaactcctgactttttgtgtgttcaaaatgcaccattcaaagatacATCGTCAATTttgaactatttctgacttcatttggtatttttcatgcatttactgatttttaaagctaaatgacccttaaattgaaaagcatgataagtgaactttgaaaatgttaaaagttggcatggtatcatcatttcacccacatagaatgtgctaaaaagttgagagggttgcggcaaaaactggatgcactttgtgtacaaaactgacaatctctttcgaagtatcatggtttcatacgaaaactcatctgttacaaagagatatcattttttgaacttatttgaattccagacttttaatgtgttcaaaatgcatcatttctaagacacatcatcaatttttaactatttctgacttcatttggtatttttcatgcattttcatgCGTTTCGATCGTCGGCCACCGTCACACGCCGCAAATCGGCCCTTTTTCCTCCATGCGGTCGAGGTTTCCGCATCGTCCCTATCGCCGCCTCGTCTGCTCCGCCCCTGCTCCCCGCCACGCCGCCCCTCACCACCACACTGCTGTCTCGCCACCAGCCCCGCCGCCTGCCCCACCCATAGCATTGTCGACACGCAGCCCAGCACAGCCACCTAGCCGGCAGCCCCGCCGCCCCGCACCACCACACTGCCGCCTCACCCACCGTCCGGTTCCACTGCCGCTACCGACTCGATTCGCATGccgccaccccaccgccgccatgACGTCGAAGAAGGTCCCGAAGTTCAACTAGTTTTACATCTGCATGTGCATCATCTGTAGGAGTTGCCCTTTTACATCACAAATTTACATCAATCGGTTGGAATTGCCTCTTTTTTGGAGATGTAAAATTTTACATCTCCTGTTTTACATCTCCAAATCTTCTATTCAAGATGCTCTTAATCTCTACAGCCCCCCTGTCCTAACCAGAAATTGATGGTTTCCCTGTTGTTCAAACCTGCGAGGCAATATCTTCAGCCTTACCGTTGCTATATATGTGATGAATATCTACCCCCGGCCGGATTTTTGGCTATATGCAACTCCGGTTTGGTTGATGGTCTTCATCTTTAATTTTTGATATGATGGAGAACTGGATGATGCATTGTTGGGGAGCGATAAAAAATAGAGAGGAATATGGAGGAAGCAACAATTGACATGAAATACGAAACAGAAAAGAAGCAACCGTGGAGGAAGCCATGCCCTTCTCACGATCCTTCTCAATTATCATACCATCGCCACTGTCAAAACAACTGTCAGAACACTGTAATATATTTGCCCCTCCTTACTGTCTAAAGAAGCTGGGAATCCCATAAACGACGCATCAGGCTACATGCTCATTTGCTGACTCGCCACCGTCCCGGCGGTCCACTACATCCACCGTCTCCTCAAAGCATAGGAGCCCGTTTTTCGCCGGTTCGGGCCTAAATTGGCCCCGGTAGTCCTAGGCCGAACCCAGCATGGGTCGTCCGGGGACGCCGGCGGAAACGTTTTTGGCGTGAAAAAGCGCTGCGCCCGCCGAGCAAGCGAGTGACCGCGCAGTCGTTGTCCTCATCGCTTCCTTTTTCGCGGAAACCAATGCGAATGCTGCGTCGTCGGTCAGCCTTACATTGATTCATGGGCGGCGCAGTCAAGGCACGGCGACGCACGTCCCGGCGACGCGCGTCCTGTCGGCTCCTGCCACGTGTTCACATGCCGCCGTTCCGCGTGCCCACCCGCCCGCCGCTATATAAGGAGACCCACCCCCCATCGGTGGCCACACACCTCTCCCCGCCGacgctctctcctcttcttcttcgccaccgACGCCTTCTCTCCCTCTCGTCCCCAAGAACGATGGTCGAACGCTACCCCGCGATGGAGCGGCCTCCAATGGTTTCGGCTGCCGGCACCTCCACAAGGACGAGGCCCGCCTCCTCTACGAGGCGGAGTACCCGACGCCGCCAGACATACGGGTACTGGGTATTGGAGGCTGAGCACCGGCGGCGTTCGGTGCCACCACCGCCAACCGGAGCTGAGCGACGGGCGGAGATTGCGCGCATCTGGTCcgggctgccggagaactcgcgCAACCTTCCGCGGTACGCCCCCCACAGCAATGCGCTGTGGACATCATTATTCGAATGCCGTCCCGCCAACTAGCTCGTCGCGACCACCAGGGTCGAGCCCCGCGACCGGCACAATCCCGAGGGGCGGAGCCACTTGTGGGGCGTCCCCGGCCGCACCTTGGAGGTTGTCCTCGAGCATATCGAGGGCGGCAACACGCccaggtacgactaccctccgccGCGAGCTTTCTCCCGCCGCCGCTGTAGCTCCTGGATGCCGAGGAGGATGGAGATGGCGACGTCCTCGTCATCCTGCTCCCGCTCCCCGTCAAGCCAGAGCCGCGGGGACGCCGCTGGGGCGGCGCATGCGCAGCGCCGACATCGTCATCAACAAGCCCGACGTTTCCTCCCTCCTTGTCAAGCCGAAGACGGAGCCGGGGCTCCTGCCCGTCAAGCAGGAGCACCTCGCCATGGCCGCGGACGACGAGGCCGCCCTGAAATGGGCGTGGGACGACTACGTGTGAAAAGAAATGGACCGCTAGCTTTGCACCCTGGAGGAGATCGTCTTGACATGCGGATGCCGGGGTCTTGGAGGCTAAGCCCCAGCGGCATCCCGGTGCCAGCACAGCCTATCCGAGCTGAGCGACGAACGGGGATTGTGCGTATCCGGTCCGGCCTGCCGGAGAACTCGCGCAACCTCCCAAGGTACGCCCCCGTCAGCAACGCGTTGTGGACGACATTATTTGAACGCCGTCCGACCAACTAGCTCGCCGCCACCAACGGGGTCGAGCCCTGCGGCCGGCACAACTCTAAGGGGCGGCGCCACTAGAAGGGCGTCCCCGACCGCACCGTGAAGGCCGTCCTCGAGCACATCAAGGACGGCAACATGCCCAGGTACGACTACCCGCCGCCACCAGCTTTCACGACGAGGCCGCCCTGGAATGGGCGTGGGAGGACTACGTCTGGGAAGAAATGGACCGCTAGCGCTGCGCCGTGGAGGAGATCGCCGCCTGTCGACGTGGCAGCAAGGAGGGCGTCGTCCTCATCCTTGACGAGAGCGGCGAGGAGGCGCCGGCGCCTTCGAACCCCGTTCGCCTCGGCGACCCAGGACAGGGGTGCAGCAAGGACGGTGGCGGAGCGGGTGCCAacggcgacgatggcgacgacggcaACGATGACTACACCAACTCCTACAAGCTCCTCGGCATAtagaaggcggcggcggcgggcggcgggcggTAGTTTTAGCTTAGTTCAAGCTTAGTTTAATGTTTAGTTATGTTTCGATTTCAGTTTTTGTATAAATTTGAATGAAACTATGAATTTCGTTTGAATTTGAATGGGATTTTGCCGAATTTGGGACGATTTAATTAAAAAAAACTTTTGGGCGATCTTTCAATTTGGTTTGAATGAAACTATGAATTTCGTTTGAGTTTTAGTGAATTTGGCCGTCCAGTGCAGGTTGGCTCTCATGCATGCGCACATGTCACATTAGGCAGTTTCTAATTGCTCACGACACCTTTCCATTTACTCACATCCGCCAGTTTCCTATTTATGGGGTTCGTCTGTCATCCATCGTAGTAAGCCAGCAGTCAAAGTGTCAAACACACACTCTCCTCAGAAGCGATCGAGGTTGCTTCGGCCGCTCCGCATCTGGCCGCCCGCATCTCAGTCCTTctccgatcccgacctccaccacAGAACCTAATTCTCCCCACGGCCGATCTCTGCCAAACAGATGGAGGCCGGCGGTAGTAGTAGGAGTACGGCTACCCGGAAGAGGAAGTCAGCCGCACTCGAGGTCGATTGCTATCGGCCTCTGGCGGCACCGCCCGATTCCGGAGCGGCTGAACACGATGGGTGCGGAGATGGACGAGATCTCCACCACATGAGAAACCTCGGCGACCTCCCCGACGACATGCTCCTTAAGATAATTTCGCTCCTCCCCATCAAGCAAGGCTGCCGCACGCAGATCCTCGCGAGACGCCGGCGTCCCCTTTGGCGCTCTCTTCCTCTCAACATCGACTGCGCTGATATCGTCCATTCTAATGATGGTAAACTCGGTGATGTCTTACAACGCATAATTTCCTCCCACCAAGGCGTCTGCCACCGCTTCTCCATTCGCCCAGAATTGTCCACCGACATGGACAACGATGCTGCCGTCGACGCCTGTCTCCTGTCCTCCACTCTGGATAAACTCAAGGAGCTTGAGTTCTACCGTCGGCGCTGGCACAACTGGCAGCCGATGCCGGTGCCGGCATTAATCTTCCGCTTCTCGCCCACCCTCTGTGTTGCCAAATTCGGACATTTCACACTCACGGACGACGCACTTCAGGGGATTCACTTCCCCCAGCTTAAGAAGCTCGTTCTTCATTATGTCTACCTCTCGGACTTCTCACTCAACAGCATGATTGCCCGCAGCCCTTCTCTCGAGTTCTTGCTAATTATTCGGTGCACTGGAGCCCGTCGCCTCCGGATCAATTCGTTTACCCTTAGAACCATTGCAGTCGATAATCATTCGCCAGATCCATCCATAGAGGAACTCGTTATCGAGAGTGCCCCTCATCTTCAAACATTAATCCATCTTGATCACAACCACGATTTGCATATAGCCGCGCTTTCCGTGCCTAAGTTGGAGACCCTAGGTTGTACCAACTCCACGAGGCTCGTGCTTGGTTCCACAGATATTCGTCATCATCAGGTAGCtggtcttcttcttcatttttttaCTGTCGTCAACCTTCTAATAACTTGCATTTCAATGCATATATACATAAATTACGTATGTTACTGTCTAATGTTTTGGATTTCATGCTTTGATGAAGGGACCGCGCATTCGTGGCCTTGCATCAGCGGCGTGCAAAATCAAGTGTTTGGTTCTTGGTATGGCTACTCTTAATTTGGACATGGTTATTGAATTGATGACAACCTTTCCGTGCTTGGAGAAGTTGTACATTCAGGTGATGACAGTTTTACCGATACTACATTTTCTTTGGCTTCTTTATTGATCTACTTGTTGTTGTGAAGTTCTTATATACATGGTTTGCCAAAAAATTTCAGTGCCAGAAATCATGGAAAAACAATTTGTGGCGTCGTAAATACCGGGGTCTCATTACCAAcacatgttttgacatccatctgaaaACAATAGTATTGGATTATTATCGGGGCAAAAAATCTGACATTGATTTTGTTACTTTTTTCGTGCTCAATGCTAGAGTGCTAGAAAGGATGAAACTTATAGTAAAGAGGAACGATGATATGTTCGTGGCAATACATCGTCATAGGCTTCAACTAGAGAACAGGGCTTCACATGGTGCCCATATTAACTTTCGACTCAAGGATTCAGATGTGTGTATCAGTAACATTTACAATTTTTGTATACAGGAAAATATTTTAAATTTGTAGCTGTTTACATGCAATTGTAAAACACTTGTTGTACTAGAAATACAGCCAGCGACATTAAAGTTACTAAGTATGTATGGCTCTATCGGATTGTTATTTATTCTGTCAATGTTGCCATCCTCATCCTTACTCTTAATATGTGCAATTCAGATTAGCTTTCGGAAAATGTACATACGGATGTGTGTTGTATTGGTAACTCATGAGCTTTTCATATTAGCGCATAAAATAACTTATGATGGGTGTGTGATTGGGCAATGCATATTCGGGCGAGTAGTATTTACAATGCTTTCTCAACCGAAGTATCACTTTCAACGATAGTTAGCTTTAACCCTCaaaaggggaaatcaagaaaaatATACGTAAATTCACCATATAAACACTCAGCATAGACAGTTCGCTAGGGCATTCATATAGCCATAATGTAATTTTCACTTGTTTTCCTCAAAATGAAAAAGATGTATTAAACCGTTGCAGGTCCATACTTGGGTACGAAGAATATAAAGAGTCGTGTAATGCGCAAAACCGGCCTTGGGAAAGAAAGGAATGCACACATCTGACACTACTTCTTTTTAATTGACTGTGGATTTATTCGTATTTGAGAAAAAATATAAAGTTGTTGTCTTTCAGATTTTACTAAAAAGAAAAAAGCAATCTTCTAGAAACTATCGGAAAAATGTAAACATGACTTAGAGCGCTTTGCAGTGATATCTTTAAACTCTAACCAATAGTCAAATTCCTAGCTAGATAAGAGGTCTCTATTAGTAACTGTCAAGGTATTATATTGAAAGATTGCATTCAATAATTGAGTCATAACTGATAAAAGACAATTCGAATGAAGGATGTATGTTTATAAATCTGATATCATTTAGTTTGAACAATAATGAAATATTGACTCCTCGATGGTAGTGGAATTTCACATGTTCTAGTATTGAAGGTAATATTAGCATGACCTGCATAATTAACACGAATTAGGCTCATGCGGCGATCTGCGTACTATTATTTACTCTATGAAGTTTATGTGTTAACACCACTGTGTGAACGGGGGTAACTGTTGTATATGTATTATATGATCAATCTCATCAAATAGGAGCAAAATATGTGAAGTGGTCAAAAAGAAAAATTGCGGCTGTTTCACTATTTACATATTCGTTTGATCTTCATTTTTTTTACTGTCGTCAACCTTCTAACTTGCATTTCACTGCATATATACAGAAATTACGTATATTATTGTCTAATGTTTTTGATTTCATGCTTTGATAAAGGGACAGCGCATTCGTGGCCTTGCAATAGTGGCGTGTAAAATCAAGTGTTTGCTTCTTGGTATGGCTACTCTTAATTTGAACATGGTTATTGAATTGATGACAACCTTTCCGTGCTTGGAGAAGTTGTACATTCAGGTGATGATAGTTTTACCGATAGTACATTTTCTTTGGCTTCTTTATTGATCTACTTGTTGTTGTGAAGTTCTTATATATATACATGGTTTGCCGATTTTTTTCAGTGCCAGAAATCATGGAAAAACAATTTGTGGCGTCGTAAATACCGCGATCTCATTACCAgcagatgttttgacatccatctgaaaACAATAGTATTGGATTATCATCGGGGCACAAAATCGTACATTGCTTTTATTACTTTTTTCGTACTCAACGATAGAGTGCTAGAA
This region includes:
- the LOC123397796 gene encoding FBD-associated F-box protein At1g66310-like, giving the protein MRNLGDLPDDMLLKIISLLPIKQGCRTQILARRRRPLWRSLPLNIDCADIVHSNDGKLGDVLQRIISSHQGVCHRFSIRPELSTDMDNDAAVDACLLSSTLDKLKELEFYRRRWHNWQPMPVPALIFRFSPTLCVAKFGHFTLTDDALQGIHFPQLKKLVLHYVYLSDFSLNSMIARSPSLEFLLIIRCTGA